One region of Oryza sativa Japonica Group chromosome 5, ASM3414082v1 genomic DNA includes:
- the LOC4337736 gene encoding cBL-interacting protein kinase 17 produces MVKGGREALLGGYEMGRTLGEGNFGKVKYARHLATGGHFAVKILDRGRVVSLRAGDQIRREIATLKLLRHPHVVRLHEVAASKTKIYMVLEFVNGGELFERIAVKGKLSEKEGRRLFQQLIDGVSYCHDRGVYHRDLKPENVLVDQKGNIKISDFGLSALPQHLGNDGLLHTTCGSPNYIAPEVLQNKGYDGSLSDIWSCGVILYVMLIGYLPFDDRNIVVLYQKIFKGDTQIPKWLSHSAQNLLRRILEPNPMKRIDMAGIKSHEWFQKDYIPVLPYDDDDEDVQFGARLPAKEQINDEPGDKNSHQINAFQLIGMASSLDLSGFFEDEEVSQRRIRFTSTHPPKDAFDKIESSATELGFQVQRGHSKLKLMRNCKGSKNPESFMVSAEVFELGPSVNVVELRKSNGDPALYRQLCERISSDMGARNTEQIFATASLEDDLQNSNAGTPLFAL; encoded by the exons ATggtgaagggagggagggaggcgctgCTGGGCGGGTACGAGATGGGGAGGACGCTCGGGGAGGGCAACTTCGGCAAGGTGAAGTACGCGCGCCACCTCGCCACCGGCGGCCACTTCGCCGTCAAGATCCTCGACCGCGGCCGCGTCGTCTCCCTCCGCGCCGGCGACCAGATTCGCCGCGAGATCGCCACGCTCAAGCTGCTCAGGCACCCCCACGTCGTCCGCCTCCACGAG GTTGCTGCTAGCAAAACTAAGATTTACATGGTGCTTGAGTTTGTCAATGGAGGTGAACTGTTTGAGAGAATT gCAGTAAAGGGAAAACTATCAGAGAAAGAAGGAAGGAGGCTTTTTCAGCAGTTAATTGATGGTGTTAGCTATTGCCATGATAGGGGAGTCTACCACAGAGACCTCAAG CCTGAGAACGTTCTTGTGGACCAAAAAGGCAACATCAAGATCTCTGATTTTGGTCTTAGTGCTTTACCTCAACACCTCGGG AATGATGGATTGCTGCATACTACCTGTGGTAGCCCCAACTATATTGCTCCTGAG GTTCTGCAGAATAAAGGATATGATGGATCCTTGTCAGATATCTGGTCTTGCGGAGTAATCCTTTATGTAATGCTTATAGGATATCTTCCGTTCGATGACCGAAATATTGTTGTTCTGTATCAGAAG ATTTTCAAGGGTGACACTCAGATCCCAAAGTGGCTTTCACACAGTGCACAAAATCTTCTTCGGAGGATTCTTGAACCCAATCCGATGAAGAGGATCGACATGGCAGGGATCAAATCACACGAATGGTTTCAGAAGGACTATATTCCTGTTCTTCCatatgatgatgacgatgaagaTGTACAGTTTGGGGCACGTCTTCCTGCCAAAGAG caaatcaatGATGAGCCTGGAGATAAGAATTCTCATCAGATCAACGCTTTCCAGTTGATTGGAATGGCATCATCCCTTGATCTTTCAGGGTTTTTCGAGGATGAG GAAGTGTCCCAAAGGAGGATTAGATTCACATCAACGCATCCACCCAAGGATGCCTTCGACAAGATTGAAAGCTCAGCGACGGAGTTGGGATTCCAAGTTCAGAGGGGGCACAGCAAG CTCAAATTAATGCGCAATTGCAAGGGATCAAAGAACCCTGAGTCATTTATGGTGTCCGCCGAG GTTTTTGAGCTTGGCCCTTCTGTAAATGTTGTAGAACTTAGGAAGTCCAACGGAGACCCTGCACTGTATAGACAG CTCTGTGAGAGGATCTCCAGTGACATGGGGGCGCGCAACACGGAGCAGATCTTCGCAACGGCATCGCTTGAGGATGATCTTCAGAACAGCAATGCAGGGACGCCGCTGTTCGCTTTGTAA
- the LOC9267386 gene encoding uncharacterized protein isoform X3: MPPPPPMMPTGGYPGHRGCGGDRCGSGRDAWPLHNVRHQGVFCRLCSSCVLLYHPAAFCSACLLLLPPAAAPVAAPPGPVSACSSCGLFVAHHSCVPDPVSFVCPTCADAAVGRVYSYTPAAAAGRRRTMDERAARVLLVAARLAHESISRAAAAAREEADRAAREAAVARKHARELLDAACRAAEPEALEAKKKAEAPVAPAAAPPPPPPQPKKKAPPKSSEASRDRDNKPLKLTATQQPALAFAAAAAAAASSMPLSMPSPMEVDEKPVIEELQVLQVQETGR, translated from the exons atgccgccaccgccgccgatgaTGCCCACCGGCGGCTACCCCGGCCaccgcggctgcggcggcgaccgctGCGGCTCCGGGCGCGACGCCTGGCCCCTCCACAACGTCCGGCACCAGGGCGTCTTCTGCCGCCTCTGCTCCTCCTGCGTCCTCCTCTACCACCCCGCCGCCTTCTGCTccgcctgcctcctcctcctccctcccgccgccgcccccgtcgccgccccgCCCGGCCCCGTctccgcctgctcctcctgcggcCTCTTCGTCGCCCACCACTCCTGCGTCCCGGACCCCGTCTCCTTCGTCTGCCCCAcctgcgccgacgccgccgtgggcAGGGTCTACTCCtacacccccgccgccgccgccggccgccgccgcacgatggacgagcgcgccgcgcgcgtcctCCTCGTGGCGGCGCGCCTGGCGCACGAGTCCATctcgcgcgccgcggcggcggcgcgcgaggagGCGGACCGCGCCGCCCGGGAGGCGGCCGTGGCGCGGAAGCACGCGCGCGAGCTGCTCGACGCCGCGTGCCGCGCGGCGGAGCCGGAGGCCTTGGAAGCCAAGAAGAAGGCCGAGGCCCCCGTTgcgcccgcggccgcgccgccaccgccgccgccgcagcccaaGAAGAAGGCACCCCCGAAGAGCAGCGAGGCGAGCAGAGACAGGGACAACAAGCCGCTCAAGCTCACCGCCACGCAGCAGCCGGCGCTGGCgttcgccgcggccgccgctgccgcagccaGCTCGATGCCATTGTCAATGCCGTCACCCATGGAGGTGGACGAGAAGCCGGTGATAGAGGAGTTGCAAG TCTTGCAGGTTCAGGAGACGGGTCGTTGA
- the LOC9267386 gene encoding uncharacterized protein isoform X2, whose translation MPPPPPMMPTGGYPGHRGCGGDRCGSGRDAWPLHNVRHQGVFCRLCSSCVLLYHPAAFCSACLLLLPPAAAPVAAPPGPVSACSSCGLFVAHHSCVPDPVSFVCPTCADAAVGRVYSYTPAAAAGRRRTMDERAARVLLVAARLAHESISRAAAAAREEADRAAREAAVARKHARELLDAACRAAEPEALEAKKKAEAPVAPAAAPPPPPPQPKKKAPPKSSEASRDRDNKPLKLTATQQPALAFAAAAAAAASSMPLSMPSPMEVDEKPVIEELQGSGDGSLIYDRGSLFGTLQR comes from the exons atgccgccaccgccgccgatgaTGCCCACCGGCGGCTACCCCGGCCaccgcggctgcggcggcgaccgctGCGGCTCCGGGCGCGACGCCTGGCCCCTCCACAACGTCCGGCACCAGGGCGTCTTCTGCCGCCTCTGCTCCTCCTGCGTCCTCCTCTACCACCCCGCCGCCTTCTGCTccgcctgcctcctcctcctccctcccgccgccgcccccgtcgccgccccgCCCGGCCCCGTctccgcctgctcctcctgcggcCTCTTCGTCGCCCACCACTCCTGCGTCCCGGACCCCGTCTCCTTCGTCTGCCCCAcctgcgccgacgccgccgtgggcAGGGTCTACTCCtacacccccgccgccgccgccggccgccgccgcacgatggacgagcgcgccgcgcgcgtcctCCTCGTGGCGGCGCGCCTGGCGCACGAGTCCATctcgcgcgccgcggcggcggcgcgcgaggagGCGGACCGCGCCGCCCGGGAGGCGGCCGTGGCGCGGAAGCACGCGCGCGAGCTGCTCGACGCCGCGTGCCGCGCGGCGGAGCCGGAGGCCTTGGAAGCCAAGAAGAAGGCCGAGGCCCCCGTTgcgcccgcggccgcgccgccaccgccgccgccgcagcccaaGAAGAAGGCACCCCCGAAGAGCAGCGAGGCGAGCAGAGACAGGGACAACAAGCCGCTCAAGCTCACCGCCACGCAGCAGCCGGCGCTGGCgttcgccgcggccgccgctgccgcagccaGCTCGATGCCATTGTCAATGCCGTCACCCATGGAGGTGGACGAGAAGCCGGTGATAGAGGAGTTGCAAG GTTCAGGAGACGGGTCGTTGATATATGATCGTGGCTCGCTGTTCGGGACCTTGCAACGGTGA
- the LOC9267386 gene encoding uncharacterized protein isoform X1 produces MPPPPPMMPTGGYPGHRGCGGDRCGSGRDAWPLHNVRHQGVFCRLCSSCVLLYHPAAFCSACLLLLPPAAAPVAAPPGPVSACSSCGLFVAHHSCVPDPVSFVCPTCADAAVGRVYSYTPAAAAGRRRTMDERAARVLLVAARLAHESISRAAAAAREEADRAAREAAVARKHARELLDAACRAAEPEALEAKKKAEAPVAPAAAPPPPPPQPKKKAPPKSSEASRDRDNKPLKLTATQQPALAFAAAAAAAASSMPLSMPSPMEVDEKPVIEELQGEQNTEPATTLIELGDNCSVQ; encoded by the coding sequence atgccgccaccgccgccgatgaTGCCCACCGGCGGCTACCCCGGCCaccgcggctgcggcggcgaccgctGCGGCTCCGGGCGCGACGCCTGGCCCCTCCACAACGTCCGGCACCAGGGCGTCTTCTGCCGCCTCTGCTCCTCCTGCGTCCTCCTCTACCACCCCGCCGCCTTCTGCTccgcctgcctcctcctcctccctcccgccgccgcccccgtcgccgccccgCCCGGCCCCGTctccgcctgctcctcctgcggcCTCTTCGTCGCCCACCACTCCTGCGTCCCGGACCCCGTCTCCTTCGTCTGCCCCAcctgcgccgacgccgccgtgggcAGGGTCTACTCCtacacccccgccgccgccgccggccgccgccgcacgatggacgagcgcgccgcgcgcgtcctCCTCGTGGCGGCGCGCCTGGCGCACGAGTCCATctcgcgcgccgcggcggcggcgcgcgaggagGCGGACCGCGCCGCCCGGGAGGCGGCCGTGGCGCGGAAGCACGCGCGCGAGCTGCTCGACGCCGCGTGCCGCGCGGCGGAGCCGGAGGCCTTGGAAGCCAAGAAGAAGGCCGAGGCCCCCGTTgcgcccgcggccgcgccgccaccgccgccgccgcagcccaaGAAGAAGGCACCCCCGAAGAGCAGCGAGGCGAGCAGAGACAGGGACAACAAGCCGCTCAAGCTCACCGCCACGCAGCAGCCGGCGCTGGCgttcgccgcggccgccgctgccgcagccaGCTCGATGCCATTGTCAATGCCGTCACCCATGGAGGTGGACGAGAAGCCGGTGATAGAGGAGTTGCAAGGTGAGCAGAACACTGAACCAGCCACCACATTGATCGAATTGGGAGATAATTGTTCTGTACAATGA